In Aequorivita sp. H23M31, a single window of DNA contains:
- a CDS encoding efflux RND transporter periplasmic adaptor subunit — translation MKRNTLLWICAAIVLLIVLLVVGKNAGWYGKSGNSREVEVVQIEPINITQTVAATGKIQPETELALSSEVSGEIIELPLKEGQVVEKGDLLVKINPDLIQAAVSQSQAGLQNVRAQLAQAEASEKNAELNYNRNKTLFEKGVISKSEWDKSVADYDMAKASKKAAYYSVQSAAANVKQSVDNLSRTTIYSPMAGTISKLSVELGERVVGTAQMAGTEIVRVANLQNMEVVVDVNENDIVKVSVGDSTKVEVDAYLKREFKGVVTEIANSAESALSADQVTNFKVKVRILPNSYKDLTEGKPESYSPFRPGMTATVDIITNKKKNVIGVPISSIVIKTDTTSSRNIGTPRTNLATAEKFEAVYVKQGEEAKLRVVTTGIQDDTNIEITSGLKEGETVITGPYNTVTKLLKSGDKVSITNKKED, via the coding sequence ATGAAGAGAAATACACTTTTATGGATTTGCGCTGCTATCGTCCTTTTGATAGTGCTGCTCGTCGTTGGTAAAAATGCTGGATGGTACGGGAAATCGGGAAATTCTAGGGAAGTAGAAGTTGTTCAAATTGAGCCTATCAATATAACCCAAACGGTGGCTGCTACCGGAAAGATTCAGCCGGAAACTGAACTGGCACTTTCTTCCGAAGTATCAGGAGAGATTATCGAACTTCCTTTAAAAGAAGGACAGGTTGTAGAAAAAGGAGACCTTTTGGTTAAAATCAATCCCGATCTTATCCAAGCTGCCGTTAGTCAATCGCAAGCAGGACTTCAAAATGTTAGAGCGCAATTGGCCCAAGCCGAGGCGAGCGAAAAAAATGCGGAACTCAATTATAACCGGAATAAGACACTTTTTGAGAAGGGCGTAATTTCAAAATCGGAATGGGATAAATCTGTTGCTGATTATGATATGGCGAAAGCCAGTAAAAAGGCAGCATACTACAGCGTACAAAGTGCGGCAGCCAACGTGAAGCAATCGGTTGATAACCTTTCCAGAACCACTATTTACTCACCTATGGCAGGTACGATCTCCAAACTTTCTGTGGAACTTGGCGAACGCGTGGTGGGAACGGCTCAAATGGCAGGTACCGAGATTGTTCGGGTTGCAAATCTGCAGAATATGGAAGTGGTGGTAGATGTAAATGAAAACGATATTGTTAAGGTTTCTGTGGGCGATTCTACCAAAGTTGAAGTAGATGCCTATCTTAAACGTGAATTTAAAGGTGTTGTTACTGAAATTGCCAATAGTGCCGAAAGCGCTTTGAGTGCGGATCAGGTTACAAATTTTAAAGTAAAGGTTCGCATACTTCCCAATTCCTACAAAGATCTAACCGAAGGAAAACCCGAGAGTTATTCCCCGTTTAGGCCAGGAATGACTGCAACCGTAGATATTATCACCAACAAAAAGAAGAATGTTATAGGCGTACCCATCAGTTCCATCGTCATCAAAACCGATACTACCAGTTCCAGAAATATAGGAACACCTAGAACCAACTTGGCTACTGCAGAAAAATTCGAAGCGGTCTATGTCAAGCAAGGAGAAGAGGCAAAATTGAGAGTTGTTACTACTGGAATCCAAGACGATACCAATATTGAAATTACTTCTGGGCTGAAGGAGGGTGAAACAGTAATAACAGGCCCGTATAATACGGTTACAAAATTGTTGAAGTCTGGGGATAAAGTAAGTATTACCAACAAAAAGGAAGATTAA
- a CDS encoding TolC family protein, with product MKKSAILFFFLISAQVFYSQAKKWTLEECVAYALENNISVKQSELDLENADVDKLQAIGNFLPTLNANASGSKSTGLSLDPTTNQLVNTTFGSASGAVNAGLTLFDGLRNVRQLQRAKLSALAAQYRLDKMKDDIALTVANSYLQVLLNKANLEVAVSQNEVTQEQYQRTSDLVDAGSVPRGDLLEIQATDAGEKQKIAVAENMVRISLISLAQLLLIKDYSNFDIAYEEYMIVEDDLSKKDVSEIIANAKENRSEVKIAEENVKLAEKDVQIARGSYYPTISAFFGYNTRYADNDPLDRSFTEQLYLNDGIGYGLQVNVPIFNGFSVRSNVKRNKINLRNSEYLLEQAELDLESNVYQAYVDVKGSRKAYDAAVVALESQELAYQYANDRYDVGLTTAFDFSQSKLRYDNAKIEVNRTKFEYIFKLKVLELYFGVPVGELKF from the coding sequence ATGAAAAAGTCAGCAATACTTTTCTTTTTTTTGATAAGCGCACAGGTCTTTTATTCCCAGGCGAAAAAATGGACTCTTGAGGAATGTGTCGCCTACGCACTTGAAAATAATATTTCTGTCAAGCAGAGTGAACTGGATTTGGAAAATGCCGATGTGGATAAACTGCAGGCTATCGGAAATTTTCTTCCGACCCTAAATGCAAATGCCAGTGGCTCTAAAAGTACAGGGTTAAGTCTAGATCCCACGACCAATCAATTGGTAAATACTACTTTTGGATCTGCTTCAGGAGCGGTTAATGCAGGATTGACTCTTTTTGATGGTCTTCGAAATGTTCGTCAATTGCAGCGAGCAAAACTTTCCGCCCTTGCCGCCCAATACCGATTGGATAAAATGAAAGATGATATTGCTCTTACGGTGGCAAATTCTTACTTACAAGTCCTTCTAAATAAAGCCAATTTGGAAGTTGCTGTTTCCCAAAATGAGGTGACCCAAGAACAATATCAGCGCACAAGCGATTTGGTTGATGCAGGTTCCGTACCTCGTGGGGATTTATTGGAAATTCAGGCAACAGATGCTGGAGAAAAACAAAAAATAGCCGTAGCCGAAAATATGGTGAGAATCTCTTTGATAAGTTTGGCCCAGCTGTTACTGATTAAGGATTATTCTAATTTTGATATTGCCTATGAAGAATATATGATAGTGGAGGATGACCTCTCTAAAAAGGATGTTTCGGAAATTATTGCCAATGCCAAGGAAAATCGTTCAGAAGTAAAAATTGCGGAAGAAAATGTAAAATTGGCGGAAAAGGATGTGCAGATTGCCCGCGGCTCTTATTATCCTACTATTTCGGCATTTTTTGGTTATAACACCCGTTATGCCGATAACGATCCCTTGGATCGTAGCTTTACCGAACAGCTTTATCTTAACGACGGGATAGGCTATGGTCTGCAAGTGAATGTGCCTATCTTCAATGGTTTTTCCGTTCGTAGCAATGTGAAACGGAATAAAATAAATCTTAGAAATTCCGAGTATCTTCTCGAGCAGGCAGAACTCGATTTAGAATCAAATGTTTATCAGGCGTATGTGGATGTTAAAGGTTCAAGAAAGGCTTACGATGCCGCTGTTGTTGCCTTAGAATCGCAGGAACTGGCATATCAGTATGCAAATGATCGTTATGATGTAGGACTTACCACTGCATTCGATTTTAGTCAATCCAAATTGCGTTACGACAATGCGAAGATTGAGGTAAACCGAACGAAATTTGAGTATATTTTCAAATTGAAGGTTTTGGAACTATATTTCGGAGTTCCCGTAGGCGAATTAAAATTCTAA
- a CDS encoding efflux RND transporter periplasmic adaptor subunit, whose amino-acid sequence MKRTKTIIILVTIAVLFTVSMYWLYSKNIQDPIVYTTDNASIGTIVKKTVATGSIVPKEEVLIKPNISGIIDEIYVEAGQVIEAGDLIAKVKVVPNVSSLNSAQSNINGVRTQVETARLAFQNQKNIYNRQKELFEKGVISANEFDNAQLSYDQAQQRLKQEEVSLRAANQNYDIIKTGTTSGLGASANTEIRATVSGMVLDVPVKTGNQVIEANNFNDGTTIATIADVDKMIFEGKVDESEVGKIKEGLPLEITVGALPDRSFEAELDYIAPKGVSENSAIQFEIKGTMKKTDTSKTFIRAGLSANASIILAKAEEVLTLKEALVQYDPETQKPFVEVMTGDQKFERRDVELGISDGINVEVKNGISKDDKIKVWNQLKPPAPTKQG is encoded by the coding sequence ATGAAAAGAACAAAGACTATTATTATTCTCGTTACCATAGCGGTACTTTTTACGGTTTCGATGTATTGGTTGTATTCAAAAAATATCCAGGATCCTATTGTTTATACTACAGATAATGCTAGTATAGGTACTATTGTGAAAAAAACCGTTGCCACTGGAAGTATTGTTCCCAAGGAAGAGGTGCTCATCAAACCAAATATTTCAGGGATAATTGATGAGATTTATGTGGAAGCTGGACAAGTTATCGAAGCTGGCGATTTAATTGCCAAAGTAAAAGTGGTTCCGAACGTTTCTTCATTAAATAGTGCCCAAAGCAATATTAATGGTGTACGTACACAAGTAGAAACTGCTCGTCTTGCATTTCAGAATCAGAAAAACATATACAACCGTCAAAAGGAACTCTTCGAGAAAGGGGTAATTTCAGCGAACGAATTTGATAATGCACAATTATCCTATGATCAAGCCCAACAACGACTTAAACAAGAGGAGGTTTCACTCAGGGCAGCGAATCAAAATTATGATATTATAAAAACCGGAACTACCAGCGGACTTGGAGCCTCTGCCAATACCGAAATTCGCGCTACGGTTTCGGGGATGGTATTGGACGTTCCCGTAAAAACCGGTAACCAAGTTATAGAAGCAAATAATTTTAATGACGGAACAACCATCGCAACTATTGCCGATGTGGATAAAATGATTTTTGAGGGAAAGGTGGATGAAAGTGAAGTTGGAAAAATTAAAGAAGGTTTGCCTTTGGAAATTACCGTAGGAGCTCTGCCCGATAGAAGTTTTGAAGCGGAGCTTGATTATATTGCTCCAAAAGGAGTTAGCGAGAACAGTGCTATCCAGTTCGAAATTAAAGGCACCATGAAAAAAACGGATACGTCGAAAACCTTTATTCGTGCCGGACTTAGTGCAAATGCTTCCATTATTCTTGCAAAAGCGGAAGAAGTATTAACCCTCAAGGAGGCTTTGGTACAATATGATCCAGAAACCCAAAAACCCTTTGTAGAAGTTATGACTGGAGATCAAAAGTTCGAACGTCGTGATGTGGAATTGGGTATAAGTGATGGAATAAATGTTGAGGTGAAGAATGGTATTTCAAAAGATGATAAAATAAAGGTGTGGAACCAGCTTAAGCCGCCTGCGCCAACCAAGCAAGGTTAA
- a CDS encoding ABC transporter permease, which translates to MFSRDSWSEILEALSSNWFRTVLTAFGVLWGIFILVILLAAGNGLENGIKQAFTGMATNSMFMWAQNVSQPYKGLPKGRRYNFKLDDVQAIKEEVPGLRFVSPRNQLGGFRGSNNVVRGLQSGAFNVYGDYPEITQQQPMEITSGRFVNYSDIKEKRKVAIIGSGVQNILYDPGEEVIGSYIKINGVNFMVIGTYKKIGQSGGDAEENQKEIYVPFTAFSQAFNMADIVGWMAITAKDGFSITELKSQVFDVIKTRHSIAPTDDRAVGNFDLFQEYNKINGLFTALNFVAFFVGILVLISGVIGISNIMLIVVKERTKEIGVRRALGATPWSIRSQILLESIFLTIVSGMAGIILATGVLALVNYELGQMDTSDMMFLNPSVNIGVVFIALVILIVSGLLAGLIPAQNAIKVKPVEALRTD; encoded by the coding sequence TTGTTCAGTAGGGATAGTTGGTCAGAAATACTTGAGGCCTTAAGTAGTAATTGGTTCAGAACCGTTTTAACTGCTTTTGGTGTATTATGGGGAATTTTTATACTGGTAATCCTATTGGCCGCAGGCAACGGACTTGAAAATGGAATAAAACAGGCTTTTACCGGAATGGCAACCAATTCCATGTTTATGTGGGCTCAGAATGTTTCCCAACCTTATAAAGGATTGCCTAAAGGAAGACGTTACAACTTTAAACTGGACGATGTGCAGGCAATTAAGGAAGAAGTGCCCGGACTCCGTTTTGTTTCCCCCAGAAACCAGTTGGGCGGCTTTAGAGGCAGTAATAACGTAGTTAGAGGACTGCAATCTGGAGCTTTTAATGTTTATGGCGATTATCCCGAGATAACACAACAACAGCCAATGGAAATAACCTCCGGTCGTTTTGTAAATTATTCCGATATAAAGGAAAAGCGAAAGGTTGCCATAATTGGAAGTGGCGTGCAGAATATACTTTACGATCCCGGAGAAGAGGTAATCGGATCCTACATCAAAATTAACGGTGTAAATTTTATGGTTATCGGCACCTATAAAAAGATAGGTCAAAGTGGAGGAGATGCCGAAGAGAACCAGAAGGAAATCTATGTTCCTTTTACCGCTTTTTCCCAAGCTTTTAATATGGCGGATATTGTTGGCTGGATGGCAATTACGGCAAAGGACGGGTTTTCAATTACCGAATTAAAATCCCAAGTTTTCGATGTAATAAAGACACGACATTCCATCGCGCCCACTGACGATCGTGCCGTAGGAAATTTTGATTTATTTCAAGAGTACAATAAGATTAATGGGTTGTTTACCGCTTTGAATTTTGTGGCTTTTTTTGTGGGAATCTTGGTTTTAATTTCTGGGGTAATTGGAATCAGCAATATTATGCTTATCGTGGTGAAGGAACGTACCAAGGAAATCGGAGTTCGCAGGGCATTGGGAGCCACACCTTGGAGTATTCGTTCCCAAATTTTATTGGAATCGATTTTTTTGACCATCGTATCCGGTATGGCGGGGATAATTTTGGCGACGGGAGTATTAGCCCTTGTAAATTATGAATTGGGTCAAATGGACACTTCAGATATGATGTTTTTAAATCCGTCGGTAAACATTGGAGTGGTTTTTATCGCCTTGGTTATCTTAATAGTTTCAGGATTATTGGCGGGCCTTATTCCAGCACAAAATGCCATAAAAGTTAAGCCTGTAGAAGCTTTGCGAACTGATTAA
- a CDS encoding ABC transporter permease has protein sequence MFNLERWQEIFDTIRKNKLRTFLTGLSVASGIFILVILLAMGQGMQNGVAKEFQNDAANRISVWTGLTSVEYKGLNPGRRIEMDNRDYEMTVKKNEENLGYKSGVYSVWGALTTYNNESGSYRIEGVSGDYQFLENETLVAGRYINQGDLQNFEKIAVIGNRVYLDLFKGKDAIGNYVDITGIKFKVVGVYTDPGGEREETRIFIPLSTAQRVFNAGEKLRSLAFTLKDHKTYKEALAASEIFSAQLEADIKAAHSIAPNDSRAVNVNNSLENMKRFYDLNKMIRFFFWGVGICTIIAGVVGVSNIMLIIVKERTKEIGIRKAIGAQPWSIIGMILHESIFVTAMAGFIGLLFSLFLIQLAGPLIETNFISNPSVDFSVAITTVFILIVAGAVAGFFPAYRAANIKPIEALRDE, from the coding sequence ATGTTTAATCTAGAGCGGTGGCAGGAAATATTCGATACGATCCGCAAGAACAAATTGCGCACTTTCCTTACGGGGCTTTCCGTTGCTTCTGGTATATTTATTCTTGTTATTCTTTTGGCAATGGGCCAGGGAATGCAAAATGGAGTTGCCAAAGAATTTCAAAATGATGCCGCCAACAGAATAAGCGTGTGGACGGGACTCACCTCTGTAGAATACAAGGGTTTAAATCCGGGCAGGAGAATTGAGATGGACAACCGCGATTACGAAATGACCGTAAAAAAGAATGAGGAAAACTTAGGATATAAATCTGGAGTTTATAGTGTTTGGGGTGCATTAACAACTTATAACAACGAAAGTGGAAGTTATAGGATAGAAGGTGTAAGCGGAGATTATCAATTCTTGGAAAATGAAACTCTTGTTGCCGGCAGGTATATAAATCAGGGCGATCTCCAAAATTTTGAAAAGATCGCAGTTATTGGAAACCGGGTTTATCTGGACCTCTTTAAAGGAAAGGATGCCATTGGCAATTATGTTGATATTACTGGAATAAAATTTAAGGTGGTCGGTGTCTATACCGATCCGGGAGGAGAGCGTGAGGAAACCAGAATTTTCATTCCTCTTTCCACGGCCCAAAGAGTATTTAACGCAGGAGAAAAACTCAGATCCTTGGCTTTCACATTAAAGGATCATAAAACATATAAGGAAGCACTGGCAGCGTCCGAAATTTTTTCAGCCCAACTGGAAGCGGATATTAAAGCTGCGCACAGCATTGCTCCAAACGATTCAAGGGCAGTGAATGTGAACAATTCCCTTGAAAATATGAAACGCTTTTACGATCTGAACAAAATGATCCGATTTTTCTTTTGGGGAGTGGGTATATGTACAATTATTGCTGGAGTTGTGGGAGTAAGCAATATAATGTTGATTATCGTAAAGGAACGAACCAAGGAAATCGGTATTCGAAAAGCTATTGGTGCCCAACCTTGGTCCATTATCGGAATGATTCTACATGAATCGATATTTGTTACGGCTATGGCCGGTTTTATTGGCCTGCTGTTCAGTTTGTTTTTAATCCAGCTTGCCGGCCCTCTTATTGAAACGAATTTTATCAGCAATCCTTCCGTAGATTTTTCTGTGGCCATTACTACCGTATTTATTTTGATTGTTGCTGGTGCAGTCGCGGGCTTCTTCCCTGCCTATAGAGCAGCCAATATTAAACCCATTGAAGCTTTGCGTGATGAGTAA
- a CDS encoding ABC transporter ATP-binding protein, producing MIEIQNLHKSYHMGKNSLHVLKGINFTVSEGEMVAIMGSSGSGKSTLLNILGILDEADEGTYTLDGTLINNLNEKVAAQYRNKFLGFIFQSFNLINYKSALENVALPLYYQGEKRNVRTEKAMHYLEKVGLAEWASHLPNELSGGQKQRVAIARALASNPKVLLADEPTGALDTKTSYEVMELIQEINDEGKTILIVTHEEDIAYMTKRIVNLRDGLIIDDSIVQQVRAKAGLNV from the coding sequence ATGATTGAAATTCAAAATCTTCACAAGTCGTATCACATGGGAAAGAATTCCCTGCATGTGTTGAAGGGCATAAATTTCACTGTTTCTGAAGGAGAAATGGTTGCTATAATGGGTTCCTCTGGTTCGGGAAAATCTACATTGCTCAATATTTTAGGTATTCTTGATGAAGCAGATGAAGGCACCTATACCTTGGACGGGACGTTAATTAACAATCTAAACGAAAAGGTTGCCGCCCAATATCGAAATAAATTTCTGGGATTTATTTTTCAATCCTTTAATTTGATTAACTATAAATCCGCTCTTGAAAATGTAGCCTTGCCTTTATATTATCAAGGAGAAAAACGAAATGTAAGGACGGAAAAAGCAATGCATTATTTGGAAAAAGTGGGTCTAGCTGAATGGGCTTCCCATCTTCCCAACGAACTTTCTGGAGGTCAGAAACAAAGAGTGGCAATTGCTAGGGCTTTGGCCAGTAATCCCAAGGTTTTATTGGCAGACGAACCTACTGGAGCGTTGGATACCAAGACTTCGTATGAGGTTATGGAGCTTATCCAAGAGATCAATGATGAAGGGAAAACAATATTGATCGTTACCCACGAAGAGGATATTGCTTATATGACCAAACGGATCGTAAACCTTAGAGATGGATTGATCATTGACGATTCCATCGTGCAACAGGTGCGTGCAAAAGCAGGATTGAATGTTTAA
- a CDS encoding DUF420 domain-containing protein, with translation MKAALQQNKKYTILIWVFSIAIPFVVAVLFSVRIPGVERMGFLPPIYATINGITAIILVTAVYHIRKGNRKTHELLMKTAIGLSVLFLVLYMIYHMTSDSTLYEGEGVLRYIYYFVLITHILLSIVVIPFVLITFIRAISGQFYKHRKIARYAYPLWLYVAVSGVIVYLMISPYY, from the coding sequence ATGAAAGCTGCTTTGCAACAAAATAAAAAATACACTATTTTAATCTGGGTGTTCTCCATTGCCATTCCTTTCGTGGTTGCTGTCTTATTTAGCGTTAGAATTCCTGGCGTGGAGCGGATGGGTTTCCTGCCGCCAATCTATGCAACTATAAATGGAATAACCGCAATTATACTTGTTACGGCCGTTTATCATATTAGAAAGGGAAACAGAAAAACCCATGAACTATTGATGAAAACCGCAATAGGGCTGTCAGTTTTGTTTTTGGTGCTTTATATGATCTATCACATGACTTCCGACTCCACTCTATATGAGGGAGAGGGAGTGCTAAGATATATTTATTATTTTGTGCTTATAACACATATTTTACTCTCGATAGTGGTTATACCTTTTGTTCTGATAACCTTTATTCGGGCAATTTCGGGTCAATTTTACAAACATCGTAAGATTGCACGATATGCATATCCCTTATGGTTATATGTTGCCGTAAGCGGGGTTATTGTTTATTTAATGATTTCACCTTATTATTAA
- a CDS encoding SCO family protein, with protein MKNNYSYIGISFVILIFGIWAVPKIVDKLFKPTLETIGKVPNFSFTDQNGKTITNNDYEGKVYVVEFFFTTCPDICPIMNENMVKIQNEFLGNPNVGIASFTIDPNHDTPEVLKQYAKDKGITKLQWHLLTGEKEKIFKLANEGFNLYVGEIPDTEAGFEHSGFFALIDQEGNIRSRKDENDNPLIYYDGLDPKNIQMLKEDIKKLL; from the coding sequence GTGAAAAATAATTATTCATATATAGGTATTTCGTTCGTTATTTTAATCTTCGGGATATGGGCGGTTCCAAAAATTGTGGACAAGCTTTTTAAACCCACATTGGAAACCATTGGGAAAGTCCCTAATTTCAGTTTTACCGATCAGAATGGCAAGACTATTACAAATAACGACTACGAAGGGAAAGTTTATGTGGTGGAATTTTTCTTTACCACTTGTCCGGATATTTGTCCAATTATGAATGAGAATATGGTAAAGATCCAAAATGAATTCCTCGGGAATCCGAATGTGGGTATAGCCTCCTTTACCATTGATCCAAACCACGATACCCCAGAGGTTTTAAAACAATATGCCAAGGATAAGGGAATTACAAAATTGCAGTGGCATTTATTAACGGGCGAGAAAGAAAAAATATTTAAACTCGCTAACGAAGGTTTTAATCTATATGTAGGTGAAATTCCCGACACGGAAGCTGGCTTTGAGCATTCAGGATTCTTTGCCCTTATAGATCAGGAAGGGAATATTCGCTCTCGAAAAGATGAAAATGACAATCCTTTGATTTATTATGATGGTCTTGATCCAAAGAACATTCAGATGCTAAAAGAGGACATAAAAAAATTGCTGTAA
- a CDS encoding cytochrome C oxidase subunit IV family protein, producing MEPIYTHEHKLAIFRGKLKFKSNIHKIWGVFVILSIVTIIEVVLGIIRPDFLLEHHFLALKLLNWIFVLLTIFKAYYITWDFMHIRDEVSGLRRAVVWTGVFLIAYLVALLLIEGDYIYEVYKNGFIKFDF from the coding sequence ATGGAACCGATATACACACACGAACATAAACTTGCAATCTTTAGGGGAAAACTAAAGTTCAAAAGTAACATTCATAAAATATGGGGAGTTTTTGTTATACTTTCTATCGTTACTATTATTGAGGTTGTATTGGGAATTATTCGTCCCGATTTTCTATTGGAACATCACTTTTTAGCGTTAAAACTCCTTAACTGGATTTTTGTTTTGCTAACTATTTTTAAGGCATATTATATTACCTGGGATTTTATGCACATCCGCGACGAAGTTAGCGGCCTCCGAAGAGCTGTAGTATGGACCGGAGTCTTTTTGATTGCATACTTGGTGGCACTTCTTTTAATAGAGGGAGACTATATTTATGAAGTGTATAAAAACGGATTTATAAAATTTGATTTTTAA
- a CDS encoding cytochrome c oxidase subunit 3, translating to MEATVVQTGTEGKTWGGGSSPFRASYGKLMMWFFIVSDSLTFSGFLASYGMSRFKFADIWPIPDEVFTHFPFLHGVDAPMYYVAFMTFVLIFSSVTMVLAVDAGSKMQKHKVIFYLFLTIIGGLIFLSSQAWEWATFIKGDYGAVETHGGQILQFLDKDGERVALEDFAALATTGRTEHTRENGIWFKKEPAFLPEVSFEQVKAGFIANENILLRIQQKDEHGHHIVLSREESISKLERDGKLVVRGANLTHNEYGHPLFADFFFFITGFHGFHVSIGVMLNFIIFINVLVGTYERRGSYEMVEKVGLYWHFVDLVWVFVFTFFYLV from the coding sequence ATGGAAGCAACTGTTGTTCAAACAGGTACTGAAGGAAAAACTTGGGGAGGCGGAAGTTCGCCGTTCAGGGCAAGCTATGGAAAATTGATGATGTGGTTTTTCATCGTTTCCGATTCCTTGACCTTTTCTGGATTCCTTGCCTCTTATGGAATGTCTCGGTTCAAATTTGCCGATATTTGGCCAATCCCGGACGAGGTATTTACTCACTTTCCCTTTCTTCATGGTGTAGACGCCCCAATGTACTATGTGGCATTTATGACCTTTGTCCTTATTTTCTCCTCTGTAACTATGGTTCTGGCAGTAGATGCCGGAAGCAAAATGCAGAAGCACAAAGTGATTTTTTACTTATTCCTAACCATTATCGGAGGTTTGATTTTCCTTAGTTCACAAGCTTGGGAGTGGGCTACATTTATAAAAGGAGATTATGGTGCAGTAGAAACCCACGGTGGCCAGATATTGCAATTCTTGGATAAGGATGGTGAACGGGTGGCCCTGGAAGATTTTGCTGCCTTAGCTACCACAGGTCGTACAGAGCATACAAGGGAAAATGGTATTTGGTTTAAAAAGGAGCCTGCGTTCCTTCCCGAAGTCTCATTCGAACAGGTAAAGGCCGGGTTTATAGCGAATGAAAATATTTTACTCAGGATTCAACAAAAAGACGAGCACGGGCATCATATTGTTCTTTCTCGGGAAGAGTCTATTTCAAAGCTTGAAAGAGATGGAAAGTTGGTAGTGAGAGGGGCAAACCTTACCCATAACGAATATGGTCACCCATTATTCGCCGATTTCTTTTTCTTTATTACCGGTTTCCACGGATTCCACGTTTCTATCGGTGTAATGCTCAATTTCATCATCTTTATTAATGTTCTTGTCGGTACCTACGAAAGAAGAGGAAGCTATGAGATGGTTGAAAAAGTGGGACTTTACTGGCACTTTGTGGATTTGGTATGGGTATTTGTATTTACATTCTTTTATCTTGTATAA
- a CDS encoding cytochrome c oxidase subunit 3 yields the protein MNLTNGPQEVKIARAKKNILWFGIISLTMSFAGLTSAYVVSKERPDWISSFEIPPAFYISLVLILISSVTIHLGKKAVQKDRPSQGMILFIVTLLLGIAFVVFQFVGFSEIIKSGYNFTGPTSSITTSFIYLVVLLHVAHVVGALVSLVVVIYNHYKQKYRNGKTLGIELAATFWHFVDAIWIYLFLFLYFVK from the coding sequence ATGAATTTAACCAATGGTCCACAAGAGGTAAAAATAGCGCGAGCCAAAAAGAACATCCTTTGGTTTGGCATAATAAGCCTTACAATGAGTTTTGCTGGGCTAACCAGTGCGTATGTGGTGAGCAAGGAACGCCCTGACTGGATTTCCAGTTTTGAAATTCCGCCTGCATTTTATATTAGCCTCGTTTTAATCCTTATCAGTAGTGTTACAATTCATTTAGGTAAAAAAGCCGTTCAAAAGGACCGTCCTTCCCAAGGGATGATTTTATTTATTGTCACCCTTTTGCTCGGGATAGCATTTGTGGTTTTTCAATTCGTTGGGTTTTCCGAAATAATAAAAAGCGGTTATAATTTCACGGGTCCAACCAGTAGTATTACTACATCTTTCATCTATTTGGTCGTTTTACTCCACGTTGCCCACGTGGTTGGAGCGCTTGTATCGCTCGTGGTCGTAATTTATAATCATTATAAACAGAAATACCGAAACGGTAAAACCCTTGGAATTGAACTGGCTGCAACTTTCTGGCATTTCGTAGATGCTATATGGATTTACCTGTTTCTGTTTTTATATTTCGTTAAATAA